The following proteins are encoded in a genomic region of uncultured Vibrio sp.:
- the flgC gene encoding flagellar basal body rod protein FlgC, translating into MSLFNVFNVTGSAMSAESVRLNTTSSNLANADSVSSSAKDTYKARHAVFGAELSNAMRGGNTVPVKVLGIVESDKPLNAEYNPDHPLANEEGYIYKPNVNVMEEMANMISASRAYQTNVQVADSSKQMLLRTLQMGQ; encoded by the coding sequence ATGAGCTTATTTAACGTTTTCAATGTGACAGGTTCCGCAATGAGCGCTGAGTCTGTTCGTCTGAATACTACCTCAAGCAACCTAGCGAATGCCGACAGTGTCAGCAGTTCTGCGAAAGACACCTATAAAGCGCGTCATGCTGTGTTTGGTGCTGAGTTAAGTAACGCCATGCGTGGCGGTAATACGGTGCCCGTGAAAGTGTTGGGAATTGTAGAAAGTGATAAACCGCTAAATGCGGAATACAACCCTGATCATCCCCTTGCAAACGAAGAAGGCTACATCTACAAGCCAAACGTGAATGTAATGGAAGAGATGGCAAACATGATTTCGGCTTCTCGCGCATACCAAACTAATGTGCAAGTGGCTGACTCAAGTAAACAAATGCTGCTGCGTACGCTGCAGATGGGTCAATAA
- the flgB gene encoding flagellar basal body rod protein FlgB, producing MAISFDNALGIHQHTVGVRERNAEVISTNIAQANTPGYKARGLDFAKELQAATSGASISLNRTDGRHIPATTTLTGDKLYRLPTQPDTGDGNTVDLDLERNLFMQNQIRHQASLDFLGGKFKNLTKAIKGD from the coding sequence ATGGCTATATCTTTTGACAATGCACTAGGCATCCACCAACACACGGTGGGCGTACGTGAGCGCAATGCTGAGGTGATCTCCACCAACATCGCGCAAGCAAATACACCTGGTTACAAAGCAAGAGGTTTAGACTTTGCGAAGGAGTTACAAGCGGCAACATCGGGGGCAAGTATTAGTCTTAATCGAACCGATGGTCGGCATATTCCTGCCACTACAACGTTGACAGGGGACAAGCTGTATCGTCTTCCTACCCAACCTGATACGGGTGATGGCAACACGGTAGATTTGGATTTAGAACGTAACTTGTTTATGCAGAACCAAATCAGACACCAGGCATCACTTGACTTTCTAGGTGGTAAATTCAAGAACTTAACCAAGGCAATCAAAGGGGATTAA
- the flgJ gene encoding flagellar assembly peptidoglycan hydrolase FlgJ: MIKNPNDIGFIHDISSLDTLRQKAVKEGKDGEHEALRAAARQFESIFTSMMLKSMREANEGFESNFMNSQNEKFYRQMLDEQMASELSASGSMGLADMIVAQLTVGQGDDKSETAVRDAASNAVEYRRVDPQKAREIEQRLIESGELSRPDSTLARFDSPESFVTSMTPYARKAAKALGVEPSLLLAQAALETGWGQKVVKNAHGSSNNLFNIKADRSWQGNKVTTQTLEFHDKLPVKETAAFRSYSSYQDSFNDYVRFLNDNPRYEVALQQRGDSESFIRGIQHAGYATDPNYADKVLQVQRKIESM; the protein is encoded by the coding sequence ATGATTAAGAATCCTAACGATATCGGCTTTATCCACGACATCAGCTCGCTCGATACTCTAAGACAAAAAGCGGTCAAAGAGGGCAAAGATGGTGAGCACGAAGCCTTGCGTGCAGCAGCGCGTCAGTTCGAATCCATTTTTACCTCAATGATGCTCAAGTCGATGCGTGAAGCAAACGAAGGTTTCGAGTCGAACTTCATGAACAGTCAGAACGAAAAGTTTTACCGACAGATGTTGGACGAGCAGATGGCAAGTGAACTGAGTGCTTCGGGTTCAATGGGGCTCGCAGATATGATTGTCGCTCAGCTGACAGTAGGACAGGGCGACGATAAGAGTGAAACCGCTGTGCGTGATGCGGCAAGCAATGCCGTGGAATATCGCCGTGTTGACCCACAAAAAGCACGTGAAATAGAGCAGCGTTTGATTGAATCGGGTGAACTTTCTCGACCAGACAGCACACTGGCTCGCTTTGATTCTCCTGAATCGTTTGTCACGTCAATGACGCCTTATGCTCGAAAGGCAGCTAAAGCATTAGGGGTTGAGCCATCGCTACTTCTTGCTCAAGCAGCGTTGGAAACGGGCTGGGGACAGAAAGTGGTTAAGAACGCCCATGGCAGCAGCAACAATCTGTTTAACATCAAAGCCGATCGTAGTTGGCAGGGCAATAAAGTCACCACTCAAACCTTAGAGTTTCATGACAAACTGCCTGTTAAAGAGACGGCAGCGTTTCGTTCATACTCAAGTTACCAAGACAGCTTCAATGATTATGTTCGTTTCTTAAATGATAACCCGCGTTATGAGGTTGCGCTGCAACAGCGTGGTGATTCCGAGTCGTTCATTCGTGGCATTCAACACGCAGGGTATGCTACTGACCCTAACTACGCGGATAAAGTTCTACAAGTGCAGCGGAAAATAGAAAGCATGTAG
- the flgL gene encoding flagellar hook-associated protein FlgL: MLTRISSFHNYQSVQNDLRRQENKVYHNQEQLASGKKLLKPSDDPLAAHYVQNIGQQQEQLQQYLSSIVLVRNRLENHEVNIANAESFADESKRLSMEMINGALSVEDRQAKKRELEEIANNFLSLVNAQDESGNYVFAGTKSKSQPFYRDKDGSVQYAGDDYQRKMKVSSMLDMPMNDPGSKLFMEIPNPFGDYQPDYELQSGSELLLGKATNVDPEDTASYRVTFVDMNNGKFGYQLERNGSVVKADEFSPEKGIEYKGLKLQVKGQITPGDSIGIEKREAFSIFDTFKQAMSWSDESVSDTSATAKLHQMTEEFQAAFIHLNKARTDVGARLSTLDIQEQNHEDFNLSLAKAKSNFEDLDYSKAVIEFSENSRALQASQQAFGKTKDLTLFNYI, translated from the coding sequence GTGTTAACCCGAATTTCTAGTTTCCATAACTATCAGTCCGTACAAAATGACTTGCGCCGCCAAGAAAACAAGGTTTATCACAATCAGGAACAACTTGCATCGGGTAAGAAATTGCTAAAGCCAAGTGATGATCCTTTGGCTGCGCATTACGTTCAGAATATTGGTCAGCAACAAGAGCAGTTACAGCAGTATTTAAGTTCGATTGTTTTGGTACGTAACCGTTTAGAAAACCATGAAGTGAATATCGCTAACGCAGAGAGTTTCGCTGATGAATCAAAACGTCTCTCAATGGAAATGATTAACGGTGCGCTTTCTGTCGAAGACCGACAGGCTAAAAAGCGTGAACTGGAAGAAATAGCTAATAATTTCCTTAGCTTAGTGAATGCTCAAGATGAGTCGGGAAACTATGTCTTTGCGGGAACTAAGTCGAAAAGCCAGCCTTTTTATCGAGATAAAGATGGCAGTGTGCAGTACGCGGGTGACGACTATCAGCGCAAGATGAAAGTATCCAGCATGCTAGACATGCCAATGAACGATCCGGGCAGTAAATTGTTTATGGAAATCCCCAATCCGTTTGGTGATTACCAGCCAGATTACGAGTTACAGAGCGGCTCAGAGTTATTGTTAGGCAAAGCGACTAACGTTGATCCAGAAGACACCGCCTCTTACCGCGTGACCTTTGTCGATATGAATAACGGCAAGTTTGGCTATCAGTTGGAGCGTAATGGCAGCGTAGTGAAAGCAGATGAATTCTCTCCAGAGAAAGGCATTGAGTACAAAGGGTTAAAACTGCAGGTAAAAGGGCAGATTACACCCGGCGATAGCATTGGTATTGAAAAGCGCGAGGCTTTCAGCATTTTCGACACCTTTAAGCAAGCCATGTCATGGTCTGACGAATCGGTCTCGGATACATCTGCTACAGCAAAACTACACCAAATGACTGAAGAATTTCAGGCGGCGTTCATTCACCTCAACAAGGCGCGCACGGATGTTGGGGCAAGACTAAGTACCCTCGATATTCAAGAGCAAAATCACGAAGATTTTAATCTGTCGCTGGCAAAGGCAAAGAGCAACTTTGAAGACTTGGATTACTCGAAAGCGGTTATCGAATTTAGCGAGAATTCACGTGCTCTGCAAGCCTCACAACAAGCTTTTGGTAAAACCAAAGACCTGACGTTGTTTAATTATATTTAG
- the flgH gene encoding flagellar basal body L-ring protein FlgH, whose product MKRIYLLALISTMSGCAMLEPIETDEVSQATTVVDAVEGDKSEDSSGIVDTLRGRTDPVAGDPAWAPIHPKQKPEHYAAATGSLFSPEHITDLYDDSKPRGIGDIITVTLDETTSATKSANADLSKSNDSTMDPLSVGGQELQIGGNYNFSYDLNSSNSFVGDSSAKQSNSISGYITVEVIEVLANGNLVIRGEKWMTLNTGDEYIRLSGTIRPDDINFDNTIASNRVSNARIQYSGTGLQQDMQEPGFLARFFNVAL is encoded by the coding sequence ATGAAACGTATTTACCTGCTTGCACTTATCAGCACCATGTCTGGTTGTGCCATGTTAGAGCCAATTGAAACCGATGAAGTCTCTCAAGCAACGACGGTGGTTGACGCGGTTGAAGGCGATAAATCAGAAGACAGCAGCGGCATTGTGGACACTTTACGTGGCAGAACTGATCCGGTGGCTGGCGATCCAGCGTGGGCTCCAATCCATCCAAAACAAAAACCGGAACACTATGCTGCGGCAACAGGGTCATTATTCAGTCCCGAGCACATTACCGATCTTTATGACGACTCCAAACCTCGTGGTATTGGTGACATCATCACTGTCACGTTAGATGAAACCACGAGCGCGACTAAGAGTGCTAATGCGGATTTATCCAAAAGTAATGATTCGACCATGGACCCGTTATCAGTCGGTGGTCAAGAGCTGCAAATCGGCGGCAATTACAACTTTTCTTATGACTTGAACAGCAGTAACAGCTTTGTGGGTGATTCTTCAGCGAAACAAAGTAACAGCATTAGTGGTTACATTACTGTCGAAGTGATTGAAGTGCTGGCTAACGGCAACCTGGTTATCCGTGGCGAGAAGTGGATGACCCTGAATACGGGCGATGAGTACATTCGTTTAAGTGGTACGATTCGCCCTGACGACATTAATTTTGACAATACGATTGCTTCCAACCGGGTATCGAATGCCCGCATTCAGTATTCAGGCACCGGATTGCAACAAGATATGCAAGAGCCTGGCTTCTTGGCACGATTCTTTAATGTAGCGCTTTAA
- a CDS encoding flagellar basal body P-ring protein FlgI — MKKIFLLLLSATLFSTAAQAARIKDVAQVAGVRSNQLVGYGLVSGLPGTGESNPFTEQSFAAMLQNFGIQMPPGTKPKIKNVAAVMVTATLPPFSKPGQQVDVTVSSIGSAKSLRGGTLLQTFLKGLDGQVYAVAQGNLVVSGFSAEGADGSKIVGNNPTVGLISSGATVEREIPNPFGRGDYITFNLLESDFTTAQRMADAVNNFLGPQMASPVDATSVRVRAPRDVSQRVAFLSAIENLEFDPADSAAKIIVNSRTGTIVVGKHVRLKPAAVTHGGMTVSIKENLSVSQPNAFSGGQTVVVPDSDIEVNEEQGKMFKFEPGLTLDDLVRAVNEVGAAPSDLMAILQALKQAGAIEGQLIII, encoded by the coding sequence ATGAAAAAAATCTTTTTACTCCTACTGAGCGCTACGCTGTTTTCAACTGCTGCTCAAGCCGCACGTATTAAAGACGTCGCGCAAGTGGCAGGGGTTCGTAGCAACCAACTTGTAGGTTATGGTTTAGTTTCAGGTTTGCCGGGTACTGGGGAGTCTAACCCGTTTACGGAACAAAGCTTCGCGGCCATGCTGCAAAACTTCGGCATTCAAATGCCGCCGGGTACCAAGCCAAAAATCAAAAACGTTGCCGCTGTGATGGTAACGGCAACATTGCCGCCTTTTTCTAAGCCAGGCCAGCAAGTCGATGTCACGGTGTCATCTATCGGTAGCGCAAAAAGTCTGCGTGGTGGCACTTTACTTCAAACCTTCTTAAAAGGTTTAGATGGCCAGGTGTATGCCGTTGCACAAGGTAATCTGGTCGTCAGTGGCTTCAGTGCGGAAGGTGCCGATGGATCAAAGATTGTGGGCAATAACCCAACCGTCGGCCTTATCTCTAGTGGTGCGACGGTAGAGCGTGAAATTCCTAACCCATTTGGCCGTGGCGACTACATCACTTTCAACTTGTTAGAGTCTGATTTCACCACGGCGCAACGTATGGCCGATGCGGTTAATAATTTCCTAGGGCCACAAATGGCGAGTCCGGTCGATGCGACATCCGTTCGTGTGCGCGCGCCACGTGACGTGAGCCAGCGTGTGGCGTTTCTGTCTGCGATTGAAAATCTGGAATTCGACCCAGCGGATAGTGCCGCAAAAATCATCGTAAATTCCCGTACGGGCACCATCGTTGTCGGCAAGCATGTGCGCCTTAAGCCAGCAGCTGTAACGCATGGTGGTATGACGGTTTCCATCAAAGAAAACCTCAGTGTGAGCCAGCCAAATGCTTTCTCGGGCGGCCAGACGGTTGTCGTTCCGGATTCTGATATTGAAGTGAACGAAGAGCAGGGCAAGATGTTCAAGTTTGAGCCGGGTCTGACGTTGGACGATTTAGTTCGTGCAGTCAATGAAGTCGGCGCAGCGCCTTCAGACTTGATGGCTATTTTACAGGCATTAAAGCAAGCTGGTGCGATTGAAGGCCAGTTGATCATCATCTAA
- the flgD gene encoding flagellar hook assembly protein FlgD: MAGINNVGQSGLSYIDQLKSLQENKKTEESTGKQELKQEDFLSLLTKQLSQQDPFKPVGNDQMIAQMASFATVDGIGKMNTQFESLNSSMTSNQALQASSLVGRDVLVPGAAGVKQDEAPMAAMVKLSQSIDNLFVRVEDEAGQLVRTFEVGAKPAGDTRVLWDGNDESGNPLPAGKYKVKASGLVDGASQEFPVSTYANVNSVLLGKGDGNVLLNLAGFESPVRLAEVLEVGKA, from the coding sequence ATGGCCGGAATTAATAACGTTGGTCAAAGCGGCTTGTCCTATATCGACCAGCTTAAAAGCCTACAAGAGAACAAAAAAACCGAAGAGAGCACAGGTAAGCAGGAACTGAAACAGGAAGACTTCCTATCTTTGCTCACCAAGCAATTATCTCAGCAGGACCCTTTTAAGCCAGTCGGTAATGACCAGATGATTGCGCAAATGGCGTCATTTGCGACCGTGGATGGCATCGGCAAGATGAACACTCAGTTTGAGAGTCTGAACTCGTCCATGACATCGAACCAAGCATTACAAGCCTCCTCTCTGGTTGGGCGCGATGTGTTGGTCCCAGGCGCTGCGGGTGTGAAGCAAGATGAGGCACCAATGGCAGCCATGGTTAAGCTTTCGCAATCTATCGACAATTTATTTGTTCGTGTCGAAGACGAAGCAGGCCAATTGGTTCGTACTTTTGAGGTAGGGGCGAAACCAGCCGGTGACACACGTGTACTTTGGGACGGTAATGATGAAAGCGGGAATCCATTGCCTGCTGGCAAATACAAAGTGAAAGCGTCTGGTCTAGTTGATGGGGCATCGCAAGAGTTCCCTGTCTCCACTTATGCCAACGTTAACAGTGTATTACTCGGTAAGGGTGACGGAAACGTATTACTCAATCTGGCGGGTTTTGAATCGCCAGTTCGACTTGCAGAAGTATTGGAAGTCGGCAAAGCGTAA
- the flgK gene encoding flagellar hook-associated protein FlgK, protein MASDLLNVGTQSVLTAQRQLNTTGHNISNANTEGYSRQSVIQGTNDPRQFGGSTYGMGVHVENVRRSWDQFAVNELNLASTNNANKTDTQDNLDMLSGMLSSVASKKIPENLNEWFDAVKTMSDSPNDLGARKVVLEKSKIFSDTLNDFHETVRLQSDVTNKKLDMGIDRINQIALEIRDTHRLMGRTPGPHNDLMDQHEKLIKELSEYTKVTVTPRKNAEGFNVHIGNGHTLVSGTEASQLKMIDGYPDVLQRRLAMVEGDGIKAIQSDDIDGKIGALLNMRDQHIPQLLDEMGRLATGFSYKVNQLQSQGLDLNGKIGKEVFTDINSERVAQSRVSAAPDSQAEVAVYVDDISALKGGEYVLRYDGDQYSITTPKDEQVQLDIDRSDSSFVLDGMRVQIGEGLTAGERVLLRPTRSGAAIIKMETNDAKSIAAQSYEASTTFAQGSAKFKINEAGDVREFEVTVQPADENHDKSWLKITDNKGNLLSDEYDYPLDKDNPIIEISVPKKHPLYKNGEATIFELTEGALLNDKFTANLVPSPGGNGNLRKLQQLQTNKMMDGKSSTLIDVYHNLNTEVGLKSATANRLASVARLEHESAQERVASISGVNLDEEAANMMKFQQAYMASSRVMQAANDTFNTILQLR, encoded by the coding sequence ATGGCGTCAGATCTTCTGAATGTAGGTACTCAAAGTGTGCTTACCGCTCAGAGACAATTGAATACTACTGGTCATAACATTTCTAATGCTAATACAGAAGGTTACAGCCGTCAGTCAGTGATTCAAGGCACTAATGATCCACGCCAGTTTGGTGGTTCAACTTACGGCATGGGCGTGCATGTGGAAAATGTTCGCCGCTCGTGGGATCAGTTTGCCGTTAATGAACTCAACTTGGCGTCGACCAACAATGCCAACAAAACAGATACCCAAGATAATCTCGACATGTTGTCAGGCATGTTGAGCTCAGTAGCCTCGAAGAAAATTCCTGAAAACTTAAATGAATGGTTTGATGCGGTTAAAACCATGTCCGATTCCCCGAATGATTTGGGTGCGCGCAAAGTGGTGCTTGAGAAATCAAAAATCTTTTCTGACACATTGAATGATTTCCATGAAACGGTGCGATTACAGTCTGATGTGACCAATAAAAAACTGGATATGGGGATTGATCGCATTAACCAGATCGCGTTAGAAATCCGCGATACTCACCGTTTAATGGGGCGTACTCCGGGGCCTCACAATGATCTGATGGACCAACATGAGAAGCTGATTAAGGAACTGTCTGAATACACCAAGGTAACGGTTACCCCTCGCAAAAACGCGGAAGGGTTTAACGTTCACATTGGAAATGGCCACACCTTAGTGTCTGGCACCGAAGCCAGTCAGTTAAAAATGATTGATGGGTATCCAGATGTTCTCCAGCGACGTTTAGCCATGGTAGAAGGGGATGGCATCAAGGCGATTCAATCGGATGATATCGACGGTAAAATTGGTGCTTTGCTCAATATGCGTGACCAGCACATACCACAGTTACTTGATGAGATGGGGAGACTGGCCACAGGGTTCTCATACAAAGTGAATCAGTTGCAATCCCAAGGTTTGGACCTAAACGGTAAAATCGGTAAAGAGGTATTTACTGATATCAACTCGGAACGTGTTGCTCAGTCACGCGTGTCTGCCGCGCCTGATTCTCAGGCAGAAGTGGCCGTTTATGTGGATGATATCTCGGCTCTCAAAGGTGGAGAGTACGTGCTGCGCTATGATGGCGATCAGTACAGTATCACGACCCCGAAAGACGAACAGGTCCAGTTAGATATTGATCGGTCAGATTCTTCTTTTGTGTTGGATGGTATGAGAGTACAAATTGGTGAAGGCCTTACCGCCGGAGAACGAGTTCTATTGCGTCCCACTCGCAGTGGTGCCGCTATCATAAAAATGGAAACTAACGACGCAAAATCCATTGCGGCGCAAAGCTATGAAGCGTCAACCACGTTTGCTCAAGGCAGCGCAAAATTCAAAATTAATGAAGCCGGTGATGTCAGAGAGTTTGAAGTGACGGTGCAGCCTGCGGATGAAAATCATGACAAATCGTGGCTAAAGATTACCGACAACAAAGGCAACTTGTTGTCCGATGAGTACGACTATCCGCTGGATAAAGATAATCCAATCATTGAAATTTCAGTGCCGAAGAAACACCCTCTGTATAAGAATGGCGAGGCGACGATTTTTGAACTCACAGAAGGTGCGCTGCTGAACGACAAATTTACCGCCAACTTGGTACCCTCGCCAGGAGGTAATGGTAACTTGAGAAAACTGCAGCAGTTGCAGACCAACAAAATGATGGATGGCAAGTCGAGCACTTTGATCGATGTTTACCACAACCTAAATACTGAGGTGGGGTTGAAATCGGCAACGGCTAACCGTTTGGCGTCCGTTGCTCGTTTGGAGCACGAATCCGCACAGGAGCGTGTGGCGTCTATTTCCGGCGTCAATCTAGATGAAGAAGCCGCCAATATGATGAAATTTCAACAGGCTTATATGGCTTCGTCACGCGTGATGCAGGCGGCGAATGATACCTTCAACACCATTTTACAACTGAGGTAA
- a CDS encoding flagellar basal body rod protein FlgF: MDRALFLAMSGAKQNMQALQLRANNLANVSTTGFRADLAQARSMQAYGEGLPSRVFSMTERPGHNFAQGSVITTGRDLDITIEGSGWLSVLDHTGKEGLTRNGNLKVDQNGLLTNASGHVVLGENDAPITLPIPLSKIEIGRDGTISVLPQGAPAEELQVVDRIKLVKTDDRNLFKDTNGLFRHKTLNQPYEADATIGIQTGAIEGSNVNAVGEMTALIDLQRQFEMQVKMMSTAEEMDKSSDSLLRMS; encoded by the coding sequence ATGGATCGTGCACTGTTTCTCGCAATGAGCGGCGCCAAGCAAAACATGCAGGCTCTGCAATTGCGTGCCAACAACCTGGCCAACGTGAGCACCACGGGTTTTCGTGCGGATTTGGCACAGGCTCGTTCGATGCAAGCGTATGGAGAAGGGCTCCCTTCACGTGTGTTTAGCATGACTGAGCGTCCGGGACATAACTTTGCTCAAGGCAGTGTGATCACCACTGGCCGCGATTTAGACATTACTATCGAAGGCAGCGGTTGGTTGTCTGTCTTAGACCACACTGGCAAAGAAGGGTTGACCCGTAACGGCAACTTAAAAGTCGATCAAAATGGCTTACTGACTAATGCGAGTGGCCATGTCGTATTGGGTGAGAATGACGCCCCGATTACTTTACCTATCCCTCTCTCTAAAATTGAAATTGGTCGTGATGGCACCATCTCTGTACTTCCGCAAGGTGCTCCAGCAGAAGAATTACAAGTGGTTGATCGTATCAAACTTGTGAAAACTGACGATCGGAATTTATTTAAAGACACCAATGGCTTATTTCGTCATAAAACTCTAAACCAGCCTTACGAAGCAGACGCAACCATCGGCATCCAAACCGGTGCTATTGAAGGGAGTAACGTCAATGCCGTGGGAGAAATGACGGCATTAATTGACCTTCAGCGTCAGTTTGAAATGCAAGTCAAGATGATGAGCACCGCTGAAGAGATGGACAAGTCTTCAGATTCACTGCTTCGTATGAGTTAA
- the flgG gene encoding flagellar basal-body rod protein FlgG produces MHPALWVSKTGLDAQQTNIATISNNLANASTVGYKKSRAVFEDLFYQNINQPGGQSSQNTELPSGLMLGAGSKVVATQKVHTHGNAQTTTNALDMMVEGDGFFQVTLPDGNIGYTRNGQFTLNGEGTLVTSGSGYPVEPEIVIPEDAISITVGTDGEVSVRVRGQQDNQVVGQLTITDFVNPGGLEPIGQNLYLPTGASGDPQEGVPGLDGLGEIRQSMLEASNVNVTEELVNMIEAQRVYEMNSKVISSVDKMMSFVNQQL; encoded by the coding sequence ATGCATCCAGCACTATGGGTTAGTAAAACTGGTTTAGACGCCCAACAAACCAACATCGCAACGATTTCAAACAACCTGGCGAACGCCTCAACGGTTGGCTACAAAAAGAGCCGTGCCGTATTCGAAGACTTGTTTTATCAGAACATTAACCAGCCAGGCGGTCAGTCTTCTCAGAACACAGAATTACCAAGTGGTTTGATGTTAGGTGCGGGTTCTAAAGTGGTTGCCACGCAAAAAGTGCACACTCACGGTAACGCACAAACGACCACGAATGCGCTGGATATGATGGTGGAAGGCGATGGTTTCTTTCAGGTGACTTTGCCGGATGGCAACATCGGTTATACGCGTAATGGTCAATTCACGCTCAATGGTGAAGGTACGCTAGTGACGTCAGGCTCTGGCTACCCGGTAGAACCAGAAATTGTCATTCCTGAAGACGCGATCTCAATCACTGTGGGTACGGACGGTGAAGTGTCAGTTCGTGTTCGTGGTCAGCAAGACAACCAAGTCGTCGGTCAGCTCACCATTACCGATTTCGTTAACCCAGGAGGTTTAGAGCCAATTGGTCAGAACCTTTATTTGCCGACTGGCGCGAGTGGTGACCCACAAGAAGGGGTACCAGGGCTGGATGGCTTGGGGGAAATTCGCCAATCTATGCTGGAAGCGTCGAACGTTAACGTGACCGAAGAGTTGGTCAATATGATCGAAGCGCAGCGTGTGTATGAAATGAACTCTAAAGTGATTTCATCCGTCGATAAGATGATGAGCTTCGTTAACCAGCAGTTGTAA
- the flgE gene encoding flagellar hook protein FlgE, with product MSYVSLSGLSAAQLDLNTTSNNIANANTYGFKESRAEFADVYSNSLFTNAKTAPGGGAQASQVAQQFHEGSSVYTNNPMDLRVSGTGFFAVAKDRLVPQQNEMTRNGAFHLNRDNYMVTANDEFLLGYQVNPESGEVSSYEPQPINIPAEFGKPKQTANIEVGVNLPANGDVKDPQQFDFSDPDTYNRSTSSTIYDSMGQSYKLTTYYLKDKNQPNTWNAYYTVTDKDGEKPVNIAQGDAKTATGHVGHTMKFNNDGTLASLNGGKPITSVALGASAGEVDTSVGEGEASTSEGEASAGESAASEGNAGINLNGADPMQTLNFGLGSSTQFAAPFELTKFDEDGATTGFLTKVDFDENGSVLGTYSNGENVTLGRVALVRVPNEQGLDKKGGTQWDSTQFSGDKIWGESNKGSFGSLNNGVLEQSNIDMTQELVDLISAQRNFQANSRSLEVHNQLQQNILQIR from the coding sequence ATGTCATATGTATCTTTAAGCGGTTTGTCCGCCGCTCAATTGGATTTAAATACCACCAGTAATAACATTGCGAACGCCAATACCTATGGCTTTAAAGAGTCTCGTGCAGAGTTCGCAGATGTCTACTCAAATTCTTTGTTCACCAACGCCAAAACCGCACCAGGGGGCGGTGCACAAGCCAGCCAGGTGGCACAGCAGTTCCATGAAGGGTCAAGTGTATACACCAATAACCCGATGGATTTACGTGTCTCAGGAACGGGCTTCTTCGCGGTGGCGAAAGATCGTCTGGTGCCGCAGCAAAATGAAATGACACGTAACGGTGCGTTCCATCTGAACCGAGACAACTACATGGTAACGGCGAACGATGAGTTCCTGCTCGGTTATCAGGTCAACCCAGAATCTGGTGAAGTATCATCCTACGAGCCACAGCCAATCAATATTCCAGCCGAGTTTGGTAAGCCAAAACAAACGGCGAACATTGAAGTGGGCGTAAACTTACCTGCTAATGGTGATGTGAAAGATCCACAGCAGTTTGATTTTTCCGATCCGGATACTTACAACCGCTCCACGTCTTCAACCATTTATGACTCAATGGGGCAGTCTTATAAGTTAACCACTTACTATCTGAAAGATAAGAATCAGCCGAATACCTGGAATGCCTACTATACAGTGACAGACAAAGATGGTGAGAAGCCGGTTAATATCGCTCAAGGTGATGCAAAAACGGCAACAGGCCATGTTGGTCACACGATGAAGTTCAACAATGATGGTACTTTGGCGAGCTTGAATGGCGGCAAGCCGATTACGTCTGTGGCGTTAGGTGCGTCGGCTGGTGAAGTTGATACGTCGGTTGGTGAAGGCGAAGCATCGACTAGTGAAGGTGAAGCGTCGGCTGGTGAAAGTGCTGCCTCAGAAGGAAATGCGGGCATTAACCTCAACGGCGCGGATCCGATGCAAACTCTGAACTTTGGTTTGGGCTCATCAACTCAGTTTGCAGCGCCGTTTGAGCTGACTAAGTTTGATGAAGATGGTGCAACCACGGGCTTCCTGACTAAAGTTGACTTCGATGAAAACGGCAGCGTTTTAGGCACATATTCAAACGGTGAAAACGTCACCTTGGGCCGTGTTGCACTAGTTCGTGTTCCTAACGAGCAAGGTCTGGATAAGAAAGGCGGTACTCAGTGGGACTCAACTCAGTTTTCTGGTGATAAAATCTGGGGTGAATCCAATAAAGGTTCGTTTGGTTCCCTCAACAACGGTGTACTGGAGCAGTCTAATATCGACATGACTCAGGAGCTGGTGGATCTGATTTCGGCTCAGCGTAACTTCCAGGCTAACTCGCGCTCTCTGGAAGTGCACAACCAGCTACAACAAAATATTCTGCAGATCCGCTAG